In the genome of Hyphobacterium sp. CCMP332, one region contains:
- a CDS encoding T9SS type A sorting domain-containing protein, whose product MKYLSLILLLSVFLISGSFAQHVHSIKCGADQAREDMIKLYPEMAQNMQEAEADIARYLSKNPQRKSQTTFVVPIVFHVVHENGPENISNAQIIAALDELNRDFQKLNSDTSSIASSFQPIIGDMDMEFRLATKDPNGNCTNGIDRIYDPTFTNHGGCPGGSCNVPKPNAWDKDKYLNVWIVKSIASGAGGYAYLASQNVPQGFDGIVVLYSQFGVGSTRTLTHETGHYFNLYHTWGQTNNPGLPSNCNDDDNVNDTPNTIGNASGCNLSRVSCSSLDNVQNYMDYSNCPSMFTVGQVARMDAAINGGFSWVRSTLVSPSNLIATGTDDATYQGTPACPVTVVFQANKNKECEGGVINYTDKSFHALADENTWTYNWTFPGGTPSTSNLKNPSVTYLVPGTHDVSLSIDIPSVSSPVNLRTNFVEITPGSGSYIGPYLEKVDDPMWPNNSDSSLIWTREKPSGSLFQFQRSSNSYYSPPSSIYLNNFAYNNSGEFDLITPIADLTQLQPGSAFLNFQVAHIQRASELESILLWVSDDCGQSFSFIKAWNSNIINTSAASSSAFNPTDTSEWSFVSYDISNYAGMDNIQFMFRFNANGGNNLWLDDIHISDSDQPVPLTTGLKSDIFGDFNLYPNPNNGEFTVEFNHNGAEEVKIEMVNLIGESTEIELSDSIKKGWNSLRIKTKSYKLEPGVYFIKINSGNDWITKRVIVQ is encoded by the coding sequence ATGAAATACCTAAGTCTTATTCTATTACTGAGTGTATTCTTAATCTCTGGATCATTTGCCCAGCATGTACACAGCATCAAATGTGGTGCTGATCAAGCTCGTGAAGACATGATAAAACTGTATCCTGAAATGGCCCAAAACATGCAAGAAGCTGAGGCGGATATAGCTCGTTATCTATCTAAAAATCCTCAAAGAAAAAGTCAGACAACTTTCGTTGTTCCAATTGTTTTTCACGTAGTTCATGAAAATGGACCCGAAAATATTTCCAATGCTCAAATTATTGCGGCTCTTGATGAATTGAACAGGGATTTTCAAAAATTAAATTCTGACACTTCATCTATTGCATCTTCATTCCAACCGATCATCGGAGATATGGACATGGAATTTAGATTGGCCACAAAGGATCCAAATGGCAATTGCACGAATGGTATTGACAGAATATACGATCCAACATTTACGAATCACGGCGGATGCCCAGGTGGCTCTTGCAATGTACCTAAACCTAATGCCTGGGATAAAGACAAATATTTGAATGTTTGGATTGTAAAATCAATTGCAAGCGGTGCCGGTGGTTACGCCTATCTTGCATCTCAAAATGTACCACAGGGATTTGACGGAATAGTGGTTTTATATTCACAATTTGGAGTTGGTAGCACGAGAACACTGACGCATGAAACCGGTCATTATTTCAATCTTTATCATACCTGGGGACAAACCAATAACCCTGGATTACCTTCAAATTGTAATGATGATGACAATGTAAATGACACTCCCAATACTATAGGAAATGCAAGTGGTTGTAATCTTTCCAGAGTTTCTTGTTCAAGTCTTGACAATGTTCAAAACTATATGGATTACTCAAATTGCCCGAGCATGTTCACTGTTGGTCAGGTAGCAAGAATGGATGCGGCCATAAATGGAGGATTCTCATGGGTTAGATCAACCCTTGTATCTCCATCCAACCTTATAGCGACCGGTACCGATGATGCAACTTATCAAGGTACACCAGCATGTCCGGTTACTGTCGTATTTCAGGCCAATAAAAATAAAGAATGTGAAGGCGGTGTGATTAATTATACCGACAAATCCTTTCATGCATTAGCAGATGAAAATACCTGGACTTATAATTGGACTTTCCCGGGTGGAACACCTTCAACATCGAATTTAAAAAACCCATCAGTTACTTATTTAGTACCGGGAACACATGATGTTAGTCTTTCTATTGATATTCCCTCGGTTTCATCACCGGTTAACTTAAGAACAAATTTTGTTGAAATAACCCCGGGCTCTGGTTCATACATAGGTCCTTACCTGGAGAAAGTTGATGATCCCATGTGGCCAAATAATTCTGATTCTAGTCTGATATGGACAAGAGAGAAACCATCCGGAAGCTTATTTCAATTCCAGAGATCCAGTAACAGTTATTATTCTCCTCCATCAAGCATTTATCTCAATAATTTTGCATATAATAATAGCGGTGAATTTGACTTAATAACTCCAATTGCAGATTTGACACAATTGCAGCCCGGAAGTGCATTTCTAAACTTTCAAGTGGCTCATATTCAAAGAGCATCTGAGTTGGAAAGCATTTTACTCTGGGTGAGTGATGATTGTGGCCAGTCATTTAGTTTTATAAAAGCCTGGAATTCAAATATTATAAATACTTCAGCTGCCAGCAGTTCTGCATTTAATCCAACTGATACAAGCGAATGGAGCTTTGTAAGCTATGATATTTCAAATTATGCGGGAATGGATAACATACAATTCATGTTCAGATTTAATGCAAATGGAGGAAACAATTTATGGCTAGATGATATTCACATTTCAGATTCAGACCAACCAGTTCCTTTAACCACAGGTTTGAAATCCGACATATTTGGTGATTTTAATCTTTATCCAAATCCAAACAATGGTGAATTTACAGTGGAATTCAACCATAATGGTGCTGAAGAAGTTAAAATTGAAATGGTCAATTTAATCGGAGAATCCACAGAAATAGAGTTGTCAGATTCAATTAAAAAAGGTTGGAACAGCCTGAGAATAAAAACCAAATCCTATAAATTGGAACCCGGTGTTTATTTCATTAAAATAAATTCAGGAAATGATTGGATAACTAAAAGGGTTATAGTTCAGTAA
- a CDS encoding T9SS type A sorting domain-containing protein — protein sequence MKRYLLINLVTFAFLITSNFSSIAQSNHWCLTDQLHQQRIAENPELIKEMDEFEQDMSRLQNSSTKSNITYTVPVVFHVVHENGSENVPSSYIKAIMEELNRDFQKLNPDTSGIVPAFQGIIGDPDFQFRLATKDPNGNCTNGITRTFDPVYTNDARQNYRPVIWPRDKYLNIWVVKQPGAGSAAFAYLPSGSNPAPFDGVVIGYQYINPSNNQFSVTLTHEVGHYFYLYHTWGSQTGGVGSGQPGDPANCNDDDFVSDTPNTIGSTNCNLTANTCPDPGIDNVQNYMDYSFCGDYMFTTEQSSRMQNTQIIRSYRANLVSPANLLATGTDDASYANPACPPTADFIVNKAKECEGGTFSFTDRSFHAFASPGSFTYNWTFNGGTPATSSSQNPSIVYNTAGIYDVSLSVSLPTTSSNTDTRSNLIEIIPGSGSFIAPYVEQVSEPTWPNNPDVSLNWDRDKPSGSLFQFQRSTNGFYSPPSSIYLNNFSFNGNGQFNLITPIADLTNMQAGSTFLNFQVAHAQKASEQEGISLWISTDCGESFSFEKSWGGSTINSVPASSSSFTPTDTSDWNFISYDISNLAGLDNVQFRLRFSANSGNNLWLDDIHISDSDQPYPLTVGFRKDLFREFNLYPNPNEGIFTMEFYVIGNENVSAEIVDIVGKSIPIELIENIQTGWNKTIIDTKKYKLNEGIYFLKLNSGNQVFSKRLIIQ from the coding sequence ATGAAAAGATATTTATTAATCAATTTAGTAACCTTCGCGTTTCTCATAACGAGCAATTTCAGTTCGATTGCCCAAAGCAATCACTGGTGTTTGACAGACCAATTGCATCAGCAAAGAATTGCCGAAAATCCTGAGTTAATTAAAGAAATGGATGAATTCGAACAAGATATGTCCAGATTGCAGAATTCAAGTACAAAATCCAATATAACTTATACCGTACCCGTGGTTTTCCATGTTGTCCATGAAAATGGTTCTGAAAATGTACCCAGTTCATATATCAAAGCTATAATGGAGGAACTAAACAGAGATTTTCAAAAGTTAAATCCGGACACCTCGGGAATTGTTCCGGCATTTCAGGGAATAATCGGTGATCCTGATTTTCAGTTCAGATTGGCCACAAAAGATCCTAATGGAAATTGCACTAATGGAATTACCAGAACCTTTGATCCGGTATACACCAATGATGCCAGACAGAATTACAGACCAGTTATCTGGCCAAGAGATAAATACTTAAACATCTGGGTGGTTAAGCAGCCCGGAGCAGGAAGTGCTGCTTTCGCTTATCTTCCTTCAGGTTCGAATCCTGCTCCTTTTGATGGTGTAGTGATTGGCTACCAATATATCAATCCAAGTAACAACCAGTTTTCGGTGACATTGACACATGAAGTTGGTCATTATTTTTATCTGTATCATACCTGGGGTTCGCAAACAGGTGGTGTAGGTTCAGGTCAACCGGGAGATCCTGCCAACTGCAACGATGATGATTTTGTGTCTGATACTCCAAATACAATAGGATCAACCAATTGCAACCTCACAGCTAATACCTGTCCAGATCCGGGCATAGACAATGTCCAGAATTACATGGATTATTCATTTTGCGGTGATTATATGTTTACAACAGAGCAGTCCTCCAGAATGCAGAATACACAAATTATACGATCTTATAGGGCAAATTTAGTATCTCCGGCAAATCTTCTTGCCACCGGTACCGATGATGCCTCGTATGCAAATCCTGCCTGTCCTCCAACAGCAGACTTTATAGTTAACAAAGCAAAAGAATGTGAGGGCGGTACTTTTTCATTTACCGACCGATCATTCCATGCATTTGCCAGTCCGGGTTCCTTTACTTATAACTGGACATTTAATGGGGGGACGCCTGCCACATCATCCTCGCAAAATCCTTCAATTGTATATAATACAGCAGGGATTTATGACGTTTCCTTATCCGTCAGTTTACCTACTACAAGTTCAAATACTGATACCAGAAGCAATTTAATTGAGATCATACCGGGTAGTGGATCATTTATTGCCCCCTATGTTGAACAAGTATCCGAGCCTACATGGCCAAATAACCCGGATGTAAGCCTGAACTGGGACCGGGACAAACCTTCAGGTAGTTTATTTCAATTTCAAAGATCTACCAATGGATTTTATTCCCCTCCTTCCAGTATTTATTTAAATAATTTCAGTTTTAACGGAAATGGTCAGTTCAATTTGATTACACCAATTGCCGATCTCACAAATATGCAAGCGGGGAGTACTTTTCTCAATTTTCAGGTAGCTCATGCACAAAAAGCGAGTGAACAAGAGGGAATATCACTTTGGATAAGTACTGACTGTGGTGAATCATTTTCATTTGAAAAATCATGGGGAGGAAGTACGATTAATTCAGTTCCTGCATCTAGTTCTTCATTCACTCCTACTGATACGAGTGACTGGAATTTCATCAGTTATGATATTTCGAATTTAGCAGGACTTGATAATGTTCAATTTAGATTGAGATTTTCTGCGAATTCCGGTAATAACTTATGGTTGGATGATATTCATATTTCTGATTCTGATCAGCCATATCCATTAACGGTTGGGTTTAGGAAGGACTTATTTAGAGAATTCAACCTTTACCCTAATCCAAATGAAGGAATTTTCACAATGGAGTTTTATGTTATTGGCAATGAAAATGTGAGTGCTGAAATTGTAGATATTGTTGGGAAATCAATACCCATTGAATTAATTGAAAATATTCAAACGGGATGGAACAAAACAATAATTGATACTAAAAAATATAAACTCAACGAAGGGATCTATTTTCTTAAATTAAATTCAGGAAATCAGGTTTTTTCAAAACGCTTAATAATTCAATAA
- a CDS encoding T9SS type A sorting domain-containing protein, with protein MNAIQFDPKQLLIIMLLVKIIFFPDIVLAQNVNSFCGTDQVDQILRQQFPEMNKKSKEQESFIKHFTETRLGQKTQAQYVIPVVVHVMHNYGAENLPDANIHDMLRIVNEDFQGLQPDTGAVAAQFKPIIGGLDIEFRLATKDPNGNCTNGINRVHDPVYTYQGGYVNSNYIGFPPIQWPRNQYLNIWVVNDIDVPNGFLGYSSFPDWPAGRDGVVIEYTVFGSLPPSSTNNFNARYMSHEIGHSLNLFHTWGNGGPNGDPGNCAFDDLVGDTPNTIGNNDCINLSSMSCGSIDNNQNLMDYGYGNCAGGLMFTAGQMLRAEATLNSSVGGRNNLWTQTNLIATGTDSATYANLPVCIPIADFRAPIRLGCEGVVLSFRDESYNATYDQNTWTYNWVFEGGNPVNSSDRNPIVSYDSAGDFDVSLTVSNQSGSSQVLTRTDHITITPGSGSYVGPYLEQLDDQNWPSAIDPSLIWSTAKPSGSLFQFQRSSNAYYSSPASLYLNNFSFNSSGEFDLITPLADLTQMQAGNAFLNFQVAHAQKSNELENILLWVSTDCGLTFNFVKAWNANIINTVATTNTAFIPTDTSEWNFVSYDISNYAGMDNVQFMFRFNANSGNNLWLDDIHISDSDQPVPLTTGFRKDLFGEFNLYPNPNSGSFTIQFYLNGNEKASAEIIDIIGQPIHIDLSKTIQSGWNTVRVNSKDFNLKPGIHFLKLTSGDNTYSKRFIIK; from the coding sequence ATGAATGCCATTCAATTTGACCCAAAGCAGTTATTAATTATTATGCTATTGGTTAAAATAATCTTCTTTCCGGATATAGTTTTAGCCCAAAATGTTAATTCCTTCTGTGGAACTGATCAGGTTGATCAAATACTCAGGCAACAATTCCCTGAGATGAATAAGAAATCGAAGGAGCAAGAATCGTTTATAAAACACTTCACTGAAACACGTTTAGGGCAAAAAACTCAGGCCCAATATGTAATTCCGGTTGTTGTTCATGTGATGCATAATTATGGAGCTGAAAACTTACCTGATGCTAATATTCATGACATGTTAAGGATTGTCAATGAAGACTTTCAGGGTCTTCAGCCAGATACAGGTGCGGTGGCAGCCCAATTTAAACCAATAATCGGTGGCCTTGATATTGAATTTCGACTTGCAACAAAAGATCCCAACGGTAATTGTACAAATGGAATAAACAGAGTTCATGACCCGGTTTATACTTATCAGGGTGGATATGTCAATAGTAATTATATAGGATTTCCACCTATTCAATGGCCAAGAAATCAATATCTGAATATTTGGGTTGTAAATGATATTGATGTTCCCAATGGTTTTCTCGGCTATTCTTCCTTTCCTGACTGGCCGGCCGGAAGAGACGGAGTAGTCATAGAATATACAGTTTTTGGCTCATTGCCCCCATCCTCTACAAATAATTTCAATGCGCGTTACATGTCGCATGAAATCGGGCATTCATTAAATTTATTTCACACCTGGGGTAATGGAGGACCAAATGGAGATCCGGGAAATTGTGCATTTGATGATCTTGTTGGTGATACTCCCAATACCATTGGAAATAACGATTGCATTAATTTGTCTTCCATGTCATGTGGAAGTATAGATAATAATCAAAACTTGATGGACTACGGATATGGAAATTGCGCAGGCGGTTTAATGTTTACAGCTGGTCAAATGCTCAGGGCCGAGGCGACATTGAACAGTTCAGTAGGAGGAAGAAATAACTTATGGACTCAGACCAATCTGATAGCTACAGGTACCGATAGCGCTACATATGCCAATTTACCTGTTTGCATTCCTATTGCTGATTTTAGGGCGCCTATTAGACTTGGTTGTGAAGGTGTTGTTTTATCATTTAGGGATGAATCGTATAACGCTACATATGATCAGAATACCTGGACTTATAATTGGGTATTTGAAGGGGGCAACCCAGTCAACTCAAGTGATAGAAATCCTATTGTCAGCTATGATTCCGCTGGTGATTTTGATGTTTCATTAACGGTATCTAATCAAAGTGGATCCTCTCAGGTATTGACAAGAACCGATCATATTACGATTACTCCTGGATCAGGATCTTATGTTGGACCCTATTTAGAACAATTAGATGATCAGAATTGGCCTTCAGCAATCGATCCAAGTTTGATTTGGAGCACTGCCAAACCCAGTGGAAGTTTGTTTCAATTTCAAAGGTCAAGCAATGCTTATTACTCTTCTCCTGCAAGTTTATATTTAAATAATTTTAGTTTTAATTCCTCAGGAGAATTTGACTTAATCACACCTCTTGCTGATCTGACACAAATGCAAGCAGGTAATGCATTTTTAAACTTTCAAGTTGCGCATGCTCAAAAAAGCAATGAACTTGAAAATATATTACTTTGGGTAAGCACAGACTGTGGTCTCACTTTTAATTTCGTAAAAGCGTGGAATGCTAATATTATTAATACTGTCGCAACTACAAATACAGCTTTTATACCAACAGATACAAGTGAATGGAACTTTGTAAGTTATGATATTTCAAATTATGCCGGAATGGATAATGTTCAGTTTATGTTCAGGTTCAATGCGAATTCGGGAAACAATCTTTGGTTGGACGACATTCATATTTCCGACTCTGACCAACCCGTGCCTTTAACAACAGGCTTTAGAAAAGACTTATTTGGTGAATTTAATCTTTATCCAAATCCAAATTCAGGATCGTTCACAATTCAATTTTACCTCAACGGCAATGAAAAAGCAAGCGCGGAAATTATAGATATAATTGGCCAGCCAATACATATTGATTTATCAAAAACTATTCAATCCGGTTGGAATACAGTCAGGGTAAATAGCAAAGATTTCAATCTCAAGCCGGGTATCCATTTCTTAAAACTAACATCCGGAGATAATACCTATTCAAAAAGATTTATTATCAAGTAA